The following are encoded together in the Salvelinus sp. IW2-2015 unplaced genomic scaffold, ASM291031v2 Un_scaffold2114, whole genome shotgun sequence genome:
- the LOC112072983 gene encoding chromodomain-helicase-DNA-binding protein 9-like codes for MTDPIMDFFDDPNLFVGGLDGLAEEGFPPGPSLVDELNLSAGFEPLQVEPMGAGKHPGMIPTSMPSSTQQSMTYGQQMGHFPGMKAQNSMGQPFAGSEGVGGGGMIAAQHTQFHGRSIGQAPQSNALFSNXSPMWGNQDQNGNLYHSVPQQQQQLHQQQQQQLHNQQHHLRQXQPQQQHHPCQQQLQQQQHQXLNQRQQQHLHQQVVNPQSLPQQHHSFPFHQANQQPAPHNQQLTTGGTQFHSRAVPNSGALAKANVETPNASLAGTPPQQGGYQLVQGTQGAFPGVGPEGSSMSFSMQTCSPMAHTLSSCSVSSTTAYPPSQYSFPGQGQPGTSSLSQPLSLAPVSMITTTTPLPSSVPELSLVGAGCAFSSAPGMTQHHQPKQVPVSQAEDECPFRALRCSRQTLGNYDSSEMFGQAMSCYPSAVSQLVPDQHXPXNCGSNLEVTRPPASTTTTNGYVSLEVSLAGLQGEVXAQGGGFEGLEAPDLLADELLPQLEAALSQHDHHDSNCSWTNGGDGERNGKGEEEEEMKEEDRISISMDYKKQVNPLGH; via the coding sequence ATGACAGATCCCATCATGGACTTCTTTGACGACCCCAACCTGTTTGTGGGAGGGCTGGATGGGTTGGCTGAGGAGGGCTTCCCCCCTGGACCCTCGCTGGTGGATGAGCTCAACCTCAGCGCAGGCTTYGAGCCCCTACAGGTGGAGCCGATGGGGGCAGGGAAACACCCYGGGATGATCCCCACCTCCATGCCCTCCTCCACCCAACAGAGCATGACTTATGGACAGCAGATGGGGCATTTTCCGGGCATGAAGGCTCAGAACTCCATGGGACAGCCCTTCGCTGGCTCTGAGGGTGTGGGTGGTGGAGGGATGATAGCAGCACAGCATACCCAGTTCCATGGACGCTCAATTGGTCAGGCACCCCAATCCAACGCGTTGTTTTCCAACARCAGCCCCATGTGGGGCAACCAGGACCAGAACGGGAACCTCTACCACTCAGTGccccagcaacaacaacaactacatcaacaacagcagcagcaactcCACAACCAACAGCATCACCTCCGACAGCMACAGCCACAGCAGCAGCACCACCCCTGTCAACAACAACTTCAGCAGCAGCAACACCAGCKTCTGAaccagcggcagcagcagcacctTCATCAACAGGTAGTGAACCCTCAGTCTCTGCCCCAGCAGCACCACAGCTTCCCCTTCCACCAGGCCAACCAACAGCCAGCTCCCCACAACCAGCAGCTTACCACCGGGGGGACCCAGTTCCACTCCAGGGCTGTGCCTAACTCAGGGGCTCTGGCCAAAGCTAATGTGGAAACCCCCAATGCCTCGCTGGCTGGAACCCCACCACAGCAGGGTGGCTACCAGCTGGTGCAGGGGACTCAGGGGGCCTTTCCTGGGGTAGGGCCAGAGGGCTCTAGCATGTCCTTCTCCATGCAGACCTGCTCCCCCATGGCTCACACCCTGTCCTCCTGCTCAGTGAGCTCCACCACCGCCTACCCTCCCTCCCAGTACTCCTTCCCTGGCCAGGGACAGCCTGGCACCTCCAGCCTGAGCCAGCCTCTCTCTTTAGCCCCAGTGTCCAtgatcaccaccaccactcccctGCCCTCCTCAGTGCCTGAACTCTCTCTCGTGGGAGCTGGATGTGCGTTTTCGTCTGCTCCAGGGATGACTCAGCATCATCAGCCCAAGCAGGTCCCAGTCAGCCAGGCTGAGGACGAATGTCCCTTCCGGGCTCTGCGCTGCTCSAGGCAGACCTTAGGGAACTACGACTCATCTGAGATGTTTGGCCAGGCCATGAGCTGCTACCCCAGTGCAGTCAGCCAGCTCGTTCCAGACCAGCACCAKCCCCMGAACTGTGGATCTAACTTGGAAGTTACCAGACCTCCGGCCAGCACCACTACCACTAACGGCTACGTGTCTCTAGAGGTTAGCCTGGCAGGGCTGCAAGGGGAGGTGGAKGCCCAAGGAGGGGGCTTTGAGggcctggaggctccggacctgcTGGCTGATGAGCTGCTGCCYCAGCTGGAGGCTGCCCTCAGTCAGCACGACCACCACGACTCCAACTGTTCCTGGACCAATGGTGGGGATGGAGAAAGGAatggaaagggagaggaagaagaagagatgaaGGAGGAAGACAGGATCTCCATATCCATGGACTACAAGAAACAGGTAAACCCACTGGGCCATTAA